The genomic window CAGCTGCCAGGACATGTTCAATATATCATATTATCTTAATAATATGATATATGTCAAATaccgataataataataaaaaaacagaactcGACCTGTTGATGATGAATTTTGATAAATTCGGCTACTTTGCTGCAAACGAGTAACTTTGTGGATATTAGAAAAGATTAAGCTTCTTCGTTTTTCCCTCAGGACCAGGTGCTGCACTTCCTGAAGGACATTTTTGACCTGGACAACGTGCGTTACTCCTCCGTGGAGAGTCTGGCAGAGGACATGCTCCACCTGCTGCACCGCCGCTCCGAGCTGCTGCTCGCCTACCTGGGTGCTGACTCGCTGCGGCACGTCAACGGCTGCAGCTCCCCGCAGGTGCAGCTGCTGCCCGGCGCCCTGCTGGAGGCGGGAGTTCAGTGAGAGACGGGAAAAATCACAGCATTTATTTACACCACCAGTCGGACCACAGAAACCTGTCGGAGCGGAAGCAAACACATGGGAGGGTCAGAGCCCAACAGTCTCTTGACTTTACCCTCTGACGTGACCTCCACCCATCTGGTCCATACATCTGGTGAAACTAAATATCTACTGTAGAATTTAACgttaaacacatttcccatcatACCTTGTGCTCTCATCGCTCTGTATCTGAGGATCTTCATAAACTGAACCAGCTGTCTGCCTTCACACATGATCATTAACTCCAGTGCGGCCTCTGTCCTCTCCATCAGTTCCCACTTATTTCACAGCAATAATACTTAGAATTGAAACTCGGCATTGGTTCTCCAGCAGTATGTATTTAGGTGTATTTGCTGCTATTAAGAGCAATTtatgtgaagaaaataaaggtatttattttattatacagCTAAATGACGCAGGGTTTATTTTTTAGGAATTGTAGTCGTGCCTGTACGCGTCAATGGATCAGCTTCAGACATACAGTGGTTTGAGTAGCACGGCTGTAAACTGAACTTCATAAGATATTTATTAGATGTATTTCCACATCCTACTGAACATCATGAGAAGCTATTAAATGCACTTTGCGTTTTTGTAACAAGCACACGCTGCCCAGAGAAATTACTTATAAAGGGAAACAGTTTGAGTGTTGACCGGAGAACCTGCAGCCACAGACCATGATCCATCAGCTACAGGAAACTAAACATCACTGTTTCATAACCGTCCGGCTGTTTATCAGCCTGTGCCCCTCCGCTCTTCACGACGGGCAAAGACACAAGAAGCCTTACTGTCGATGCACATATTCAAGCCTTCATCCATCACTGAATGTCCGTCTGAAGTTTATTTTCCACTAACGTCCGCTCTGCTGTTCACTCACTGCCATGTACAGAACATGCACCACACGACGGCTTGGAGCAGTGGAGTCACTGCAGGACTAAATGAGTTTATTCTGAAACAGTGTGAATCACGAGAGGTGAAGGACGACCCTCATGTGACCGACACCGTCGGCTGTCATCAGCCCTTTCTGCGGGATTTTCCTCTGACAAGATGAACCTGTCTTtaacaacactcacacactgacagtgagtGATCACTGAAACCATTTCTTTCTAAATTATCAAACAGCCTCTgtcaaaaaaattatattaaccACACGAGGCTCGAAAAATCTTAAGACAAACAAAGTGGTTTTCTTCCAAAGTCGAGTCTTTTCACTTCAGAATTGTTTCTATGGACCGAGGTGAAATCATCCTTCACTTATCACAATTGTGTTTAAgcttttctcaaaaaaaaaacctgcacaaCAAATTCTCCATAGAACTTCCTCTCATCGATGTGGGACGTCTTTTGACTTTCTctcagaagcagcagctcagaggaaacaCCACAAGGCTTCACTTTGGAAGAGACTCGCTTGTTTAGTTAACTTCTAGGTGCATTTCTGAAAAGATTGAATTGATCCCCGTGTTTAATTTGAGTCACATGTGAGCGTGGTTTAAGACGGGCCGTCCTTCATTTCGTCAGGAAATCATGTGACGCATTTGTGACCTCACCTTGTATCGACGACACTAATAAATATGTTCTGTGTTAAATGAGCGGTTGTTGCGTGATCTAATGAAATGCACGAGTCACGTCTGTTTAATACAACTTTATTGATGAACATGGCAACATGTTAAGTCAGAACAGTTCactgaataaaacaaaccaataaattGAATATACACAGCACATGAAACCTCTTTACCTCTAAGGCATGCTCCTTGTTTAGTCTTCTACACCCACTCCAACTCTGTGTTGAAACACTGAGCATCTGACACGTACAGAGTGAAAAGcctcaaataaacacaacatgtgaCCTTTTAAACTACAGAGAAAAGTTGTTCATACCCCAAATATTACTCCCAGTAGAAACAGTGCATATGTTATAGAAAATGTATTAAGTTCCTGTCCTCGTCCAACTTTCTACCCCACACCCGTTCACTTAATGTTACTAATGCAAGCATTCAAGCAGTTAACCATCAGACAGCTCTAAATACACTATGGCATGGTTTAAAGAGAGAAATCAATCCGAGAAACATGAATCTGACCAACACTTTTGCAATCACAGAATTTTAAATTTCAATGCGTtgctgggttttgtttttttgttttttttttaccttatcACCGGAGCTCTGACTCAAAGGATTCCTCCTTTTTGTGGGGGGGAGCAAACTACGACAGGGCCTGACTCTACGACCTAAGCCTGCAGCGTCCTCCAACACTGTGAGCGAGAAGTGAAGGCAGCAGCGTTTCAATAAGAGATTTTGCACTGCACTTTGAGGGCAGATTCACACCACGACAGGAGAAATaggatattaaaaaaataaaaatgaatcatgTGTTTCACCGTTCAGGTGAAAACCTAACAGCTCAGGACATGGCTAACGTCTGGCAACAGGTTTGCATGGCATGCAGTTTGTTACACCAGGGTCAGAGTTGACTAAATCATTGTACAATCGCTATCAGACTTACCAGGAATGCAAACATAAGgctatcatcatcatttaaagcACATACGATAAAGACATTTCCTCAGTTAATCtacacaacagctttttttctgatttgttgAAAAGTCAAACTTCATATGTAACAAGTCATACAAGTCACGTCATGCATTTCATTCATGAAGGCAGatcatctttctttttaaaagaaataaggaCTGTTCAGactttcaaaaatatctttacgACTAAGCATGAATGCATTGAAGGCATGTTAACGACACAGGTAAGCATTTTCTTTGCATGTCATATTGGTCATGTCACTGAACAGAAACACTGGTTTCCTTAGGTTTCGCTTACCTGTGTTTTTGCGGCAGAACCTAAGGTGCAAGGTCAGGGACGACACTGCAAAGATCAGATATCGCACTGTTTGCCATCAGTGAACAATGCAGAGattgttttgactttttaaaatataatcaacAGCCTTTCAACATCAGAGCTCATTCAGAATAAATGTCATCATCAAAACGGAGCTACTGAGAAACACTTCCGCTACTCGCATCATTCCACATGCTCATATAGGACATTGAAGAAATAAGAGCAGAAACCTAAGCATGCTACACTGGATAAATGCAGTGGGACTTGTCTAAGCAATATGTTGCAGTGAATggcatttctttttaaaaacatgagtcTCGACTAGACAATGGCACTTGGCAGGGTCAGAAATGAGAAACCACATGACATCCTTAAACAGTTCCTACCAGCAGTGAAAAAAACTGACATTCAAGCCTCAGAAATCCAACTGGCACTGAAAATGCTTCCTACACAGAAACTAGAACACGCTACGACTGTGAAGAGTCATGTTAAACTGTCACACAAGGCAAGTCTCAGAAACATATGGTTACGAGAATCAAGAATCTACAAGTCCTTAAGCCTCTCCTCAGAACATTTCATACTTACCCAAACACATGGGGGTGGGGGGAATGGAAATATTTGACAAGTACTACATCGCTTAAAGTTTATAAAGCATCAAAAaaggcgttttttttttctctcaagaGTCAAATCAGTTTTGTACTTACAGGAGAGGAGGGCTCAACTGATGGATGAGGACTGCTTAGCCACCCCGACCCTACAACATCATCTACGTTCTTATACTGGATAAAGACTAACAGAATGGGCACAGCAGAaatacgtttcttttttttttgcaatgtttttatattaaaaaaacattctttaaaaaacaaatttatacATGTGAGTTAGTTCACAACTGGAGAAATGGGCAAGACAAACGTTTCAATGCATTTTCGATACAATTTTACCTGACTGTCCTGGAAAAAGAACAGcacaagaatatatatatatgtatatatgtttataaGAACACTAAAAAATATGCAGCATTTTCTTGCAACCACGTTTTCTGAGGAACATGTTAAGAAAAACACTTGCTTACCGCTTTTCTAAACTCgcctgtggaggaggaagtgtcTATCAAGGCAAAATACAGAGCATACTACCTCAACAATGTCAAACCAggcaaagattttaaaaaacaacaagagtGCCACAGCAACGCAGGTAATGCATGAGTTCACGATACACAGATACCAGTCAACTTTCTaatgacaaacaggaagtgtaaAATTAAAATAGTCTATCAACAAGAGGACGTTTGTTGGTCTGAACCACTCGGGATCATTGCACGCACATAATGTATCTAAGAGCCTTATAGACAGTTGGAGAGAGACAGGACAGCACAACTGGAGTCGACCATTTTGAACAATGAAACCCACACTTGGCCTGCGTTTAAActtcaacccccccacccccgctcAGGTAAAACAACATACAGAAATTGATGTCAACCCACCCTTCTGGTTTTTAAACCACCCCAACTTACCAACACAGgaggtttcagtttgttttattgcaaaaacacaacaggcaATAGCATTTTTAAAACTGAGATGATTTACAAGGTAATGTCAACAGTTCAATAAACAGGATTTCTAACCACATTTAATGTAGATACAGGACTGGAATGACCATATGTATAATTAACTCACTAAAAACAAAGCAtttacaagaaaaaataaacaaaaacaaaagaaagaggaCATGTTCGCCAGGAAATCTGCCATTTGTGAGAAAGACTTTGAAACCAAGGAAATTTAAGATCTTCATCAAGGCGTCTGCATCCAAACATTTAACAAAGGATTTTGTTTCGACAATGTAGCATTTACTTTATGTCCACTTCACATTACTGGCCCTGTGCAGAAGAAATACATAGAAGATACATTGCATGTTAACAGCAGAAACAGTGGACTCAGCTTCCCAAAAATAAATAGTTATAACCTAGGAAGGAAATGGTTGGTTAAGTTTGTGCAAGTGCTGCAGCCACCGGATCCCTGTAAAGACCTGAGGGAGGAAGGGGTTACGGCACCAAACTATTCAGTATACATGAATGTGGAGGGCAGATTCTTATCGGGGGTGTACCTGAGGGGCTTGTGGTGCTGCACCCATCGCCTGAGGGCTGGTTGTACCATAGTACGCAGCCTGCTGCCGGTAGTACTCCGCCCAGGCAGCGCTGTAGTCAGGCTGGCCTCCAGGCTGGGAGGCTGCCGCTGCTGCAGTGGCCTGAGGGGCCGCTTGACCTGGAGGGTCCAAGAAGAGAAACCACGTGtgaatgaagttttttttttttttttacttctgtcCCATTACATGCATGTATGCAGCATCTGTTCTAAGATCTCAAGAGCAGAGCAGTTGAACCAGATTTAGAGGCTGATTGATGCTTCTGCGACGAAGCTAGTTGATTAGAAAAATCTAGTATTCTACCAGTTTATCAATATTATGTAATTTTTCAACTGGTTCCAGCTTCACAATTGTGAGAATACTTTCTTTGTCACATTCCAAGAGGAGATGAACATGTAAGAAGGGGAACGAACCCAACACCGACATCTCTCGCTGGTGAGTCAGATACCTTCATGCTTTTTCTAGGGTGGCTGGGAGAGCAGCAACTCCACTACagagagctgctggaggaaCGCAGCCACCCTTTAACATCAACAGCCCCAGGCAGAGGTCAGGATAATTATGGGGTCAGCTGATTATTAGGTACTGATGGGACATTTTTAAACCATTGAATTCTATGGTCAATAGCAGAACTGACACAGGGACGAACATCACTGTTCCTGACTAAGCAGCAAAAAATGGACATATGGATCGATATCTGATTATGGTCTGGGTAGTGGCCATTTTCTTGGCGTAGAAATTCAGCCACCGGAAAAGGACAACACTAAATGAATTAGGTGTGATCGTGACCTACAGTCCAACTTCCCTAACAGGAATATTCACCTTGTTTCTTGTAATATTCCTCCCAGGCTTTCGTGTAGTCCTGAGGTTGTTGGCTCTGTTGACCTGCAAAGACAAGTGAGGAATGAGACAAAGTATCCAAGTGttattataaaagaaaaagaaacctacaaatcaaacattttaatctaCACACATTCAGTAGCAGTAACACATTCATGCAACATTAGAATAGTTTGCCATCAGTGTGGATAAAGCCCTAGGATGGTCTAGAATATAAGCTACTCTAAGCTCATAAGGTGGTTCTGTGTCGACAGCTCAGTCCTGTAGATAGACAAAGTGTTGCAGTCTAAACAGCACAGGCGACAAATGTCAAACCAGGTGGAGGCACACTGAAAACGCTCCACAGCAGGCCAGCGATACCGAAAAATACCCAGACCTGAAAAAGAAGCTGACGGAATGCCCTGTGACTGTTTAGACTGTCTTGTGTCAGTAGGTGTACACTGAAACTACGATCATATACCAGTTTTCTTGTAATATTCCTCCCAGGCCTTGGAGTAATCTGCCTgtccactctgacctgcagccTGTGGGTCACCTGTTAAAAAAAACGGTACTTGTAATTCAGTCAATCACTCGCAGTGGTTTGTCCTCCACCTGCCTGGGTCGGGCTGTCAGAGGAAAACTTTTCCTGTCCCTGGGGtaatataaaaaaagttttatatataaaaaaaaattgtgcttTAAAGGTGAAACCAAACCAACTGTCTCCTGTTAGAGGCACGAGGAAGACAAGAGGACACTAATGAAATAAAGCTAATAAACTACACTGATCTACGCTTAACAGTTTCTGCTTCCTCTAGAAGCACTGATGCTTGGCAAACAGTGGACAAAAATGTGTTACCTTGGCCGTTGGTTTGAGTCGTGCCGGGAGCGCCACTTGTTGGGGTCATGGGAGCTTGTGGCTGTTGGCCGCACTGAGCGTAGTAGGCTGCCCACGCTGCTGCATTagcatcagctgctgctttatCTGGTTACAACACATAGGACCAAACATTGAGTTCTAACTGTCCTTTATATAATCTATCACCAGGGTCTCTGCTTTCTTCTTTGGGAAAAGGGAATTTCTTGCTTTTAAGCCTTTATATAAACTTCACAAGCTGAGGATGGGAAACTAAAAACGGACTAAGGGAAAAGTTTTCTGCTTTAACTGACAGTCATGAAGGACCTTTCGATTTCCCTCAACAATCAACTACAAACAGGTACTCACTTGGATCAGGTTGTCCCTGCTGCCAGTGTGGGTAGCCATTGCCCCATCCCTGAGGCTGGTAAGGTGCAGGAGGACCactgatgaaaagaaataattatacattttgcaCATCCTTCATCCCCCCGCCTCAACGTTATCATCTCAGAACTTTGAATAGGATGAAAATCATTCACAGGGGTTAACTGTACTTACTGTGGCCCTGGAGGTCCCTGGTTATATGGTCCAGGGTTGTACGGACCCATGGGAGCCCCGGGAGGTCCAGGTGGTCCAGGAAGACCATGCGGGCCTGGGCCTCCATGTGGACCAGGGGGACCATGTGGGCCGCCCATTGGTGTGACTGgtccctgaaaacacaaagtcatcTAGTAAGTAACACTTACAAATGGCACtcaaagaggttttttttacaaaaacatcCAGTATCACACCCCAATTTTCTCCTCCACAAGCTGCCTGGCATAGTCAATCTGCTGAGGGGAGCCTCTGACTGTGAACATTTTGATGTTGGGATCAGCGTTGGGTGGAGGATTCCTCTGTAGCTCAATCCTGGCTCCAGACTGTTGGCTGATGCCCTTGATTGTCTCACCACCTGGAAGAGATTGGATATAACATTAATTACAAAAAAAGTATTTGCCTGACTTTGTTTCCAAGAAGTTATTAAAAGATTTTAGTTATTACACTTAATCCCCAGATCCTGTAGGCTATAGTTTCAGTGCTACAACAAACCCCCCCCCTTTCGAGGCACCACGTACCCTTTCCAATGATGAGGCCGGTCTTCATAGTAGGGACGGTGAAGGTAAACTCCTGTAGGCCACCAGGGGGCCCCATGTTCCAGTTGCCCTGCCCACGGCCTCGCCCTCTGCCACCACCATGTCCTGGGGGTCCTCCAGCCTGAACACTCCTCAGCAGGTCAGATATGATCTCAGCTGCGTGTTGAGCCTGGTCAGGAGGACCCATGATCTGTGCTATTCTGTCTGGTGTGCTGCCGTCATCTGAGGTGGAAAACATATTGATTAGAGCCCATCAAGATTACATTCTCAAATTATGAAGTTGgggaaacttaaaaaaaacaccaatgaTTGACATTGGGGTCTAATGTCTCTGCATTTGTTCAGGTCTCAGAACTTAGGGTTGGGTTATACATCAGCTGCTCAGCGTGGTGCATGAGTTTTCATCATTGACCAATTTAACTACATGtaatgaaccttttttttttttcagttgttggTTCTCAGATCTTTTTGAGACACTCACCTGGTTTAAATTGAATCCTGACGCCCGTGTCATTCTGTATCTTCTTGATCATCTctccatttctgccaataacGATACCCACTGCAAACCGGGGGACAGGGACCTATATGGTGATGGgacacaaaaccaaaacataagATGGTGTGGAAAACCCAAggttagaaaataaataatgtattaaaaACACTTACATCCAAGCTatcgcctcctcctccgccgccaccaccaccgccgccgccTCCACCAATTCTTGAACCATACTCGCCCCTCTGCTCCCTGAAGCCCTGGTCTCTGATCAGCTCCATGACCATCTCTTTGGCTtgctgaagagaaacagaaTCATAACATTACACGGCCACTCTTTGTCTTTGCCCTGGAGTAGGTGATTGAGATGAATGTCTAAATAGTTGTGTGTTCAGGTCTCAGAACTTAGGGTTGGGTTATACATCAG from Paralichthys olivaceus isolate ysfri-2021 chromosome 16, ASM2471397v2, whole genome shotgun sequence includes these protein-coding regions:
- the fubp1 gene encoding far upstream element-binding protein 1 isoform X4, producing MKAAILSRRAAEEDMADYSNVAPPSSNSGGGMNDAFKDALQRARQIAAKIGGDGVAAPPSNEFGYGGQKRPLEDAGGYFPMPNLNIDQPETKKVATSDAFSGMGGMGGAPRSLSEEFKVPDGMVGFIIGRGGEQISRLQQESGCKIQIAPDSGGMPDRSVTLTGPPEAIQGAKRLLSEIVEKGRPAPAFHPNDGPGMTVQEIMVPASKAGLVIGKGGETIKSLQERAGVKMVMIQDGPQNTGADKPLRISGEPFKVQQAKEMVMELIRDQGFREQRGEYGSRIGGGGGGGGGGGGGGDSLDVPVPRFAVGIVIGRNGEMIKKIQNDTGVRIQFKPDDGSTPDRIAQIMGPPDQAQHAAEIISDLLRSVQAGGPPGHGGGRGRGRGQGNWNMGPPGGLQEFTFTVPTMKTGLIIGKGGETIKGISQQSGARIELQRNPPPNADPNIKMFTVRGSPQQIDYARQLVEEKIGGPVTPMGGPHGPPGPHGGPGPHGLPGPPGPPGAPMGPYNPGPYNQGPPGPHGPPAPYQPQGWGNGYPHWQQGQPDPNKAAADANAAAWAAYYAQCGQQPQAPMTPTSGAPGTTQTNGQGDPQAAGQSGQADYSKAWEEYYKKTGQQSQQPQDYTKAWEEYYKKQGQAAPQATAAAAASQPGGQPDYSAAWAEYYRQQAAYYGTTSPQAMGAAPQAPQGQ
- the fubp1 gene encoding far upstream element-binding protein 1 isoform X17, whose amino-acid sequence is MKAAILSRRAAEEDMADYSNVAPPSSNSGGGMNDAFKDALQRARQIAAKIGGDGVAAPPSNEFGYGGQKRPLEDAGGYFPMPNLNIDQPETKKVATSDAFSGMGGMGGAPRSLSEEFKVPDGMVGFIIGRGGEQISRLQQESGCKIQIAPDSGGMPDRSVTLTGPPEAIQGAKRLLSEIVEKGRPAPAFHPNDGPGMTVQEIMVPASKAGLVIGKGGETIKSLQERAGVKMVMIQDGPQNTGADKPLRISGEPFKVQQAKEMVMELIRDQGFREQRGEYGSRIGGGGGGGGGGGGGGDSLDVPVPRFAVGIVIGRNGEMIKKIQNDTGVRIQFKPDDGSTPDRIAQIMGPPDQAQHAAEIISDLLRSVQAGGPPGHGGGRGRGRGQGNWNMGPPGGLQEFTFTVPTMKTGLIIGKGGETIKGISQQSGARIELQRNPPPNADPNIKMFTVRGSPQQIDYARQLVEEKIGGPVTPMGGPHGPPGPHGGPGPHGLPGPPGPPGAPMGPYNPGPYNQGPPGPHGPPAPYQPQGWGNGYPHWQQGQPDPSDPQAAGQSGQADYSKAWEEYYKKTGQQSQQPQDYTKAWEEYYKKQGQAAPQATAAAAASQPGGQPDYSAAWAEYYRQQAAYYGTTSPQAMGAAPQAPQGQ
- the fubp1 gene encoding far upstream element-binding protein 1 isoform X13 yields the protein MADYSNVAPPSSNSGGGMNDAFKDALQRARQVGRPIAAKIGGDGVAAPPSNEFGYGGQKRPLEDADQPETKKVATSDAFSGMGGMGGAPRSLSEEFKVPDGMVGFIIGRGGEQISRLQQESGCKIQIAPDSGGMPDRSVTLTGPPEAIQGAKRLLSEIVEKGRPAPAFHPNDGPGMTVQEIMVPASKAGLVIGKGGETIKSLQERAGVKMVMIQDGPQNTGADKPLRISGEPFKVQQAKEMVMELIRDQGFREQRGEYGSRIGGGGGGGGGGGGGGDSLDVPVPRFAVGIVIGRNGEMIKKIQNDTGVRIQFKPDDGSTPDRIAQIMGPPDQAQHAAEIISDLLRSVQAGGPPGHGGGRGRGRGQGNWNMGPPGGLQEFTFTVPTMKTGLIIGKGGETIKGISQQSGARIELQRNPPPNADPNIKMFTVRGSPQQIDYARQLVEEKIGGPVTPMGGPHGPPGPHGGPGPHGLPGPPGPPGAPMGPYNPGPYNQGPPGPHGPPAPYQPQGWGNGYPHWQQGQPDPNKAAADANAAAWAAYYAQCGQQPQAPMTPTSGAPGTTQTNGQGQQSQQPQDYTKAWEEYYKKQGQAAPQATAAAAASQPGGQPDYSAAWAEYYRQQAAYYGTTSPQAMGAAPQAPQGQ
- the fubp1 gene encoding far upstream element-binding protein 1 isoform X6; translation: MADYSNVAPPSSNSGGGMNDAFKDALQRARQVGRPIAAKIGGDGVAAPPSNEFGYGGQKRPLEDADQPETKKVATSDAFSGMGGMGGAPRSLSEEFKVPDGMVGFIIGRGGEQISRLQQESGCKIQIAPDSGGMPDRSVTLTGPPEAIQGAKRLLSEIVEKGRPAPAFHPNDGPGMTVQEIMVPASKAGLVIGKGGETIKSLQERAGVKMVMIQDGPQNTGADKPLRISGEPFKVQQAKEMVMELIRDQGFREQRGEYGSRIGGGGGGGGGGGGGGDSLDVPVPRFAVGIVIGRNGEMIKKIQNDTGVRIQFKPDDGSTPDRIAQIMGPPDQAQHAAEIISDLLRSVQAGGPPGHGGGRGRGRGQGNWNMGPPGGLQEFTFTVPTMKTGLIIGKGGETIKGISQQSGARIELQRNPPPNADPNIKMFTVRGSPQQIDYARQLVEEKIGGPVTPMGGPHGPPGPHGGPGPHGLPGPPGPPGAPMGPYNPGPYNQGPPGPHGPPAPYQPQGWGNGYPHWQQGQPDPNKAAADANAAAWAAYYAQCGQQPQAPMTPTSGAPGTTQTNGQGDPQAAGQSGQADYSKAWEEYYKKTGQQSQQPQDYTKAWEEYYKKQGQAAPQATAAAAASQPGGQPDYSAAWAEYYRQQAAYYGTTSPQAMGAAPQAPQGQ
- the fubp1 gene encoding far upstream element-binding protein 1 isoform X15; translation: MKAAILSRRAAEEDMADYSNVAPPSSNSGGGMNDAFKDALQRARQIAAKIGGDGVAAPPSNEFGYGGQKRPLEDADQPETKKVATSDAFSGMGGMGGAPRSLSEEFKVPDGMVGFIIGRGGEQISRLQQESGCKIQIAPDSGGMPDRSVTLTGPPEAIQGAKRLLSEIVEKGRPAPAFHPNDGPGMTVQEIMVPASKAGLVIGKGGETIKSLQERAGVKMVMIQDGPQNTGADKPLRISGEPFKVQQAKEMVMELIRDQGFREQRGEYGSRIGGGGGGGGGGGGGGDSLDVPVPRFAVGIVIGRNGEMIKKIQNDTGVRIQFKPDDGSTPDRIAQIMGPPDQAQHAAEIISDLLRSVQAGGPPGHGGGRGRGRGQGNWNMGPPGGLQEFTFTVPTMKTGLIIGKGGETIKGISQQSGARIELQRNPPPNADPNIKMFTVRGSPQQIDYARQLVEEKIGGPVTPMGGPHGPPGPHGGPGPHGLPGPPGPPGAPMGPYNPGPYNQGPPGPHGPPAPYQPQGWGNGYPHWQQGQPDPNKAAADANAAAWAAYYAQCGQQPQAPMTPTSGAPGTTQTNGQGQQSQQPQDYTKAWEEYYKKQGQAAPQATAAAAASQPGGQPDYSAAWAEYYRQQAAYYGTTSPQAMGAAPQAPQGQ
- the fubp1 gene encoding far upstream element-binding protein 1 isoform X10, which produces MADYSNVAPPSSNSGGGMNDAFKDALQRARQVGRPIAAKIGGDGVAAPPSNEFGYGGQKRPLEDAGGYFPMPNLNIDQPETKKVATSDAFSGMGGMGGAPRSLSEEFKVPDGMVGFIIGRGGEQISRLQQESGCKIQIAPDSGGMPDRSVTLTGPPEAIQGAKRLLSEIVEKGRPAPAFHPNDGPGMTVQEIMVPASKAGLVIGKGGETIKSLQERAGVKMVMIQDGPQNTGADKPLRISGEPFKVQQAKEMVMELIRDQGFREQRGEYGSRIGGGGGGGGGGGGGGDSLDVPVPRFAVGIVIGRNGEMIKKIQNDTGVRIQFKPDDGSTPDRIAQIMGPPDQAQHAAEIISDLLRSVQAGGPPGHGGGRGRGRGQGNWNMGPPGGLQEFTFTVPTMKTGLIIGKGGETIKGISQQSGARIELQRNPPPNADPNIKMFTVRGSPQQIDYARQLVEEKIGGPVTPMGGPHGPPGPHGGPGPHGLPGPPGPPGAPMGPYNPGPYNQGPPGPHGPPAPYQPQGWGNGYPHWQQGQPDPNKAAADANAAAWAAYYAQCGQQPQAPMTPTSGAPGTTQTNGQGQQSQQPQDYTKAWEEYYKKQGQAAPQATAAAAASQPGGQPDYSAAWAEYYRQQAAYYGTTSPQAMGAAPQAPQGQ
- the fubp1 gene encoding far upstream element-binding protein 1 isoform X2; its protein translation is MADYSNVAPPSSNSGGGMNDAFKDALQRARQVGRPIAAKIGGDGVAAPPSNEFGYGGQKRPLEDAGGYFPMPNLNIDQPETKKVATSDAFSGMGGMGGAPRSLSEEFKVPDGMVGFIIGRGGEQISRLQQESGCKIQIAPDSGGMPDRSVTLTGPPEAIQGAKRLLSEIVEKGRPAPAFHPNDGPGMTVQEIMVPASKAGLVIGKGGETIKSLQERAGVKMVMIQDGPQNTGADKPLRISGEPFKVQQAKEMVMELIRDQGFREQRGEYGSRIGGGGGGGGGGGGGGDSLDVPVPRFAVGIVIGRNGEMIKKIQNDTGVRIQFKPDDGSTPDRIAQIMGPPDQAQHAAEIISDLLRSVQAGGPPGHGGGRGRGRGQGNWNMGPPGGLQEFTFTVPTMKTGLIIGKGGETIKGISQQSGARIELQRNPPPNADPNIKMFTVRGSPQQIDYARQLVEEKIGGPVTPMGGPHGPPGPHGGPGPHGLPGPPGPPGAPMGPYNPGPYNQGPPGPHGPPAPYQPQGWGNGYPHWQQGQPDPNKAAADANAAAWAAYYAQCGQQPQAPMTPTSGAPGTTQTNGQGDPQAAGQSGQADYSKAWEEYYKKTGQQSQQPQDYTKAWEEYYKKQGQAAPQATAAAAASQPGGQPDYSAAWAEYYRQQAAYYGTTSPQAMGAAPQAPQGQ
- the fubp1 gene encoding far upstream element-binding protein 1 isoform X8, which gives rise to MKAAILSRRAAEEDMADYSNVAPPSSNSGGGMNDAFKDALQRARQIAAKIGGDGVAAPPSNEFGYGGQKRPLEDADQPETKKVATSDAFSGMGGMGGAPRSLSEEFKVPDGMVGFIIGRGGEQISRLQQESGCKIQIAPDSGGMPDRSVTLTGPPEAIQGAKRLLSEIVEKGRPAPAFHPNDGPGMTVQEIMVPASKAGLVIGKGGETIKSLQERAGVKMVMIQDGPQNTGADKPLRISGEPFKVQQAKEMVMELIRDQGFREQRGEYGSRIGGGGGGGGGGGGGGDSLDVPVPRFAVGIVIGRNGEMIKKIQNDTGVRIQFKPDDGSTPDRIAQIMGPPDQAQHAAEIISDLLRSVQAGGPPGHGGGRGRGRGQGNWNMGPPGGLQEFTFTVPTMKTGLIIGKGGETIKGISQQSGARIELQRNPPPNADPNIKMFTVRGSPQQIDYARQLVEEKIGGPVTPMGGPHGPPGPHGGPGPHGLPGPPGPPGAPMGPYNPGPYNQGPPGPHGPPAPYQPQGWGNGYPHWQQGQPDPNKAAADANAAAWAAYYAQCGQQPQAPMTPTSGAPGTTQTNGQGDPQAAGQSGQADYSKAWEEYYKKTGQQSQQPQDYTKAWEEYYKKQGQAAPQATAAAAASQPGGQPDYSAAWAEYYRQQAAYYGTTSPQAMGAAPQAPQGQ